In one window of Eubalaena glacialis isolate mEubGla1 chromosome 13, mEubGla1.1.hap2.+ XY, whole genome shotgun sequence DNA:
- the CENPB gene encoding major centromere autoantigen B: MGPKRRQLTFREKSRIIQEVEENPDLRKGEIARRFNIPPSTLSTILKNKRAILASERKYGVASTCRKTNKLSPYDKLEGLLIAWFQQIRAAGLPVKGIILKEKALRIAEELGMDDFTASNGWLDRFRRRHGVVSCSGVARARSRSAAPRPPAAPASPPTVPSEGSGGGTTGWRAREEQPPSVAEGYASQDVFSATETSLWYDFLPDQAAGLCGSDGRARKATQRLSVLLCANADGSEKLPPLVAGKSAKPRAGQAGLPCDYTANSKGGVTTQALAKYLKALDTRMAAESRRVLLLAGRLAAQSLDTSGLRHVQLAFFPPGTVQPLERGVVQQVKGHYRQAMLLKAMAALEGQDRSGLQLGLMEALHFVAAAWQAVEPSDIATCFREAGFGGGPNTTITTALKSEEEEEEEEEEEEEEEEEEEGEGEEEEEEDGEEEEEAGEGEELGEEEDVEEEGDVDDSDEEEEEEEESSSEGLEAEDWAQGVVEAGGSFGGYGAQEEVQCPTLHFLEGEEDSESDSEEEEEDDEEEDEDDEDDDEDGDEVPVPSFGEAMAYFAMVKRYLTSFPIDDRVQSHILHLEHDLVHVTRKNHARQAGVRGLGHQS; the protein is encoded by the coding sequence ATGGGCCCCAAGCGGCGGCAGCTGACGTTCCGGGAGAAGTCGCGGATCATCCAGGAGGTGGAGGAGAACCCGGACCTGCGCAAGGGCGAGATCGCGCGGCGCTTCAACATTCCGCCGTCCACGCTGAGCACCATCCTGAAGAACAAGCGCGCCATCCTGGCGTCGGAGCGCAAGTACGGTGTAGCCTCCACCTGCCGCAAGACCAACAAGCTGTCTCCTTACGACAAGCTCGAGGGGCTGCTTATCGCCTGGTTCCAGCAGATCCGCGCCGCTGGCCTGCCGGTCAAGGGCATCATCCTCAAGGAGAAGGCTCTGCGTATAGCCGAGGAGCTGGGCATGGACGATTTCACTGCCTCCAACGGCTGGCTGGACCGCTTCCGCCGGCGCCACGGTGTGGTGTCCTGCAGCGGCGTGGCCCGCGCCCGGTCGCGCAGCGCTGCCCCCCGGCCCCCAGCGGCGCCCGCCAGCCCGCCCACGGTGCCCTCGGAGGGCAGCGGTGGGGGTACCACGGGCTGGCGCGCTCGGGAGGAGCAGCCGCCGTCGGTGGCTGAGGGCTACGCCTCCCAGGACGTGTTCAGTGCCACTGAGACCAGTCTGTGGTACGACTTCCTGCCCGACCAGGCCGCGGGGCTGTGTGGCAGTGATGGACGGGCACGCAAGGCCACCCAGCGCCTGAGTGTCCTGCTGTGCGCCAATGCCGACGGCAGTGAGAAGCTTCCCCCACTTGTAGCCGGCAAGTCCGCTAAGCCCCGTGCAGGCCAAGCCGGCCTGCCCTGCGACTACACCGCCAACTCTAAGGGTGGTGTCACCACCCAGGCCCTGGCCAAGTACTTGAAGGCCCTGGACACCCGCATGGCTGCAGAATCTCGGCGAGTCCTGCTGTTGGCTGGCCGCCTGGCTGCCCAGTCCCTGGATACCTCGGGCCTGAGGCATGTGCAGCTGGCCTTCTTCCCGCCAGGCACCGTTCAGCCGCTGGAGCGTGGAGTGGTCCAACAGGTGAAGGGCCACTACCGCCAGGCTATGCTGCTCAAGGCCATGGCAGCGCTAGAGGGCCAGGATCGCTCAGGCCTGCAGCTAGGCCTCATGGAGGCCCTGCACTTCGTTGCTGCAGCCTGGCAGGCTGTGGAACCTTCGGACATAGCCACCTGCTTTCGTGAGGCTGGCTTTGGGGGTGGCCCTAATACTACCATCACTACTGCCCTCAAGagcgaggaggaggaagaggaggaggaggaagaggaggaggaagaggaagaggaagaggagggtgaaggggaggaggaggaggaggaagatggcgaggaagaggaggaagcgggggaaggagaggagctgGGGGAAGAAGAGGATGTAGAAGAGGAGGGTGATGTTGATGACAGtgatgaagaggaagaggaggaggaggagagctcCTCTGAGGGCTTGGAGGCTGAGGACTGGGCCCAGGGAGTAGTGGAGGCTGGTGGCAGCTTCGGGGGTTATGGCGCCCAGGAGGAGGTCCAGTGCCCTACCCTCCACTTCCTGGAAGGTGAGGAGGACTCTGAGTCAGAcagtgaggaagaagaggaagatgatgaggaggaggacgaAGATGACGAAGATGATGATGAGGATGGTGATGAGGTGCCTGTACCCAGCTTTGGGGAGGCCATGGCTTACTTTGCTATGGTCAAGAGGTACCTCACCTCCTTCCCCATTGATGACCGTGTGCAAAGCCACATCCTCCACTTGGAACACGACTTGGTCCACGTGACCAGGAAGAACCATGCCAGGCAGGCAGGAGTTCGGGGTCTTGGACATCAAAGCTGA
- the SPEF1 gene encoding sperm flagellar protein 1, which produces MAGSVDEEALHQLYLWVDNIPLSRPKRNLSRDFSDGVLVAEVIKFYFPKMVEMHNYVPANSLQQKLSNWGHLNRKVLNKLSFSVPDDVMRKIAQCAPGVVELVLIPLRQCLEEQQRRRKQGSSSLQELAPQDGTDYMDVGLSQKARGEGAPDPQGGGQLRVGRLPVPRPLGYSQALQGDRSFVLQIAEKEQELLASQETVQVLQMKVRRLEHLLQLKNVRIEDLSRRLQQAERKQR; this is translated from the exons ATGGCGGGCAGCGTGGACGAGGAAGCGCTGCACCAACTGTACCTGTGGGTAGACAACATCCCTCTGTCCCGGCCCAAGCGAAATCTCTCCCGGGACTTCAGTGACGGAG TCCTGGTCGCAGAAGTCATCAAGTTTTACTTCCCCAAGATGGTGGAGATGCACAATTATGTTCCTGCTAACTCTCTCCAGCAGAAGCTGAGCAACTGGGGTCACCTGAACAG GAAGGTGCTGAACAAGTTGAGCTTCTCTGTACCGGATGACGTGATGCGCAAGATCGCACAGTGTGCCCCAGGCGTGGTGGAGCTGGTGCTCATTCCACTGAGGCAGTGCCTGGAGGAGCAGCAGAGGCGCAGGAAGCAGGGCTCCAGCTCCTTACAG GAGCTGGCTCCCCAGGATGGCACTGACTACATGGATGTGG GTTTGTCCCAGAAGGCCCGAGGGGAAGGTGCTCCAGACCCCCAGGGAGGGGGGCAGCTCAG GGTGGGCCGGCTGCCTGTGCCCCGGCCTCTGGGGTATAGCCAGGCGCTGCAGGGCGACCGAAGCTTCGTCCTCCAGATTGCTGAAAAGGAGCAGGAGCTGTTGGCCTCGCAGGAGACTGTGCAG GTCCTGCAGATGAAGGTGAGACGCTTGGAGCACCTGCTCCAGCTCAAGAACGTGCGCATCGAAGACCTCTCCCGGCGGCTCCAGCAGGCGGAGCGTAAGCAGCGGTGA